Genomic window (Verrucomicrobiia bacterium):
CCCCAGGACCCAGCCGCTTCGAACTTTATTCCAACGCCCGCCTTCTTGAACTCGGCACGGATGACCCGCACGAGATTGATCTCGTCATCGCCCCCTGACGCCGGAGCCCTCGACGCTCCCTTGCCTGCCCCCGGGCCGGCTCACCGGCTCGAAGTCCACCAGCAGCACCTCCACCCGCGGCTCGTGGTAACGCTCATCCCGGAATCCCCGCGGCAGCGGAGCCGGCTGCAACTGACCGTCATAGGCGTGCGCCGGTGGAACCGCCACCCCACGTTCCACAGGCGCCAGCGGGTTGAACAGGCCCGCCAGACCCGCCAGGAAGCCACCCACCCCCCTCCGCTCCGTCCGGCCCGCCTCGGGAAGCGCGCCGCGGGTCCGCGACACCCGGTTCGTCCGAACCTCGGCTGCCGTCGGCACCCGCAATTCCACCGGCTCGCTGAGCCACTGCACCTCCGCCCCCGTCCCGACCACCCCGGCCACCCCCGCCTCGTTGAGCGGCATTCCGGGCGTGGCCAGAGGCGGCAGCACCCGCACGGGCAGCGCCGCCGGAATCGATTCCGCGGCGCCCGTCGATTGCCGGAATGCCGGCAGGGCGGGCGCCACCTCCCGTCCTTCGGTAGCCCCAACCGTCCCCGGCGCCCCTGGGGGGGCGGCCGGGGACGGTTCGGCGGCATTCGCCAAGACCAACGATGTCGGCAACGCCATTCCCAACAGGACCGCGGCAAATCGAGCGTTCATGGCAACCTCGGATCAACAGGGTTCAACAACGACCGAACATAAGGCGCCGCCCCGACCCGGGCCAGCCTTTCCCGGTCAATCCTCCTCCCGCTCGTCCCCAGACTCTTCCCCCGGCGCGGGCCGGCCCTGCGCCGCATGCCGGCGCTCCGTCACCAGGCCGCGCCGGCTCCCCTTGGCAAAGGTCACCAACCGCAACCCCCATTCGCTCTCCGCCAGCGGTTCCGCCGCCGCCAACGCCGCCCGGAATCCCAGCCCGGTGCGGAACAGCGCGTGGTAGATCCGGCGCAGTTCCAATCGGACCGCCGCCGGCAATCCCGCCCGTCGCAGCCCGATCACATTCAAGCCGCATACCCGGTTGTGGTCCCGCGCGATGCAGAACGGCGCCAGGTCCTTGCTGATGCCGGAGTCCCCCTGCATCAGCGCCAGCGTCCCCACCCGCACAAACTGGTGGATCAGGCAGTTTGCCGAGATGAACGCCATGTCCTCGATCACCACATGCCCGCCCAGTTGCGCCCCGTTCGCGATGATCACCCGGTCCCCGATCTGGGCGTTGTGCCCGACGTGGCAGTGCGCCATGAAGAAGCCGCCGGACCCGATCCGCGTCGGCTCGTCCGCCCGGTTGGCGCAATGCACCGTGACATGTTCCCGAAAGGTATTGCCCTCCCCGATCTCCAGCCGCGTCGGCTCACCTCCATAGCGCAGATCCTGCGGCGGACCGCCAATGACGCACCCCGCTCCGAAGGAGTTCCCGGCCCCGATCCGGGTCCATCCCGTCAGATGCACCAGCGGACCCACCCGGCATCCCGGCCCCAGCTCGACATGGCCGTCGATGACCGTGTGCGGGCCCACCTCAGCCGTCGGATCGATGCGGGCCCGGGAA
Coding sequences:
- the lpxA gene encoding acyl-ACP--UDP-N-acetylglucosamine O-acyltransferase, producing the protein MAHHPTAVIDSRARIDPTAEVGPHTVIDGHVELGPGCRVGPLVHLTGWTRIGAGNSFGAGCVIGGPPQDLRYGGEPTRLEIGEGNTFREHVTVHCANRADEPTRIGSGGFFMAHCHVGHNAQIGDRVIIANGAQLGGHVVIEDMAFISANCLIHQFVRVGTLALMQGDSGISKDLAPFCIARDHNRVCGLNVIGLRRAGLPAAVRLELRRIYHALFRTGLGFRAALAAAEPLAESEWGLRLVTFAKGSRRGLVTERRHAAQGRPAPGEESGDEREED